Sequence from the Helianthus annuus cultivar XRQ/B chromosome 13, HanXRQr2.0-SUNRISE, whole genome shotgun sequence genome:
TGGGGAAAATATGTTCTGCCCCTTCTTGGAGAAGGGGGTTCTCTTTATATAGTGAGACATTTGGGCAATAGCCCTAATGGGCCGATCCAAGAGTGGGCTTATCAGGACATGGCCCACTCAAACCAACTAAACATACCGAGAAAGACACAAGTGGGCTCGAGCCCAGCCACCAATCTAGGGCGATGAGCCCAGACGAGAAGCCCAAGCGGGGATCCTCGTCGTCAAATACCACCCACCAATAAGAGGCAGCCAAGTCATTTAGCCCAATGCCTCCATGCCTGTGAGATTCTCGCCAGTGATCGGAGATAAGGAGGATAGAAGAGGGCGATGAGGGTACACCTTTTGCTGAAAGGATTGAAGGACATGCCTCAGATGGATACACAATTCATCAATGGATAAAGAAGGGGGTCATGGGATATGTAAAACATGTCTTTAATTATCTTCATTTGAATTCTTGATTACCCAAACAAATGAAACTAATTATCAGGTCGATCGAACGTTTTTTGAGGCCCTAAGCGAAGTATAAAATTGGAACCCTTGTGAAACTTGTACTTAAAAAAATATCAAACGGCAATAGCAAATCACAAAATCAAGTCGTAAAATCATGAATATCAAATcacaaaattgttttttttttgtggttaaCGATCAATCGTAAATCGCACCATCGACAGCAATTGATTACCCATAGTTTCTCCCCATCAGCGGAGGATGCATGATTGCATTCAAAAAGAAAAAGGGAAAAAGGGATTTGGCTAATAATCCTTCACGTTTTGGGTTCAGACCATTTATGTGTTTGTTTATTTGGGTCaaaacacatacatatatatatatatatatatatatatatatatatatactacataaaaaaaattaaaggccCCTATTTTTTGATGGCCATAGACATTTGTCTAAAATACTACGCCTATCGACCCGGCCTCTGATAATGGAAGTCAACTGGATataagaccatggggtatggtggggcttgggttgggcatttggTGACACGTGGATGTTGAATATTCTCAACCCAAAGCCAAGTTTTCAAGGGGTAtggttggggcttgggttgggcgtggcTGGGCGGGTGGCATAGCCACAtcaacaatttttttaatatatatttatatttataattacataaaaaataaacatacatattttttataaaaaaatacataaacatacataataattatcaaaataaaaaacaattatTCTTCGGCGTCTTCGTCGGTTccgaacccaggaatcgttgaaagatgttccaccaaatcagctcgaaggttctgatgtatatcccttgactttattaaaaattcatttgccgctttatcttcgtctgttacgttacctggttgggggtcatcATCATAGTAGGTtacgaccgctctaccttcatcctccaaaatcatgttgtgaagaatgatacatgtgtacatcacgtttccaatttgatccttgtcccatagtcgacaaggcattgccaGTATTCtccaccttttcttcaaaacaccgaatgctcgctcgacgtctttacgtgcagccatctggaccctgttaaactttaatctctttggatctgaggtaccgtgtcttgtgaacgattttacgaaaaccccccactctgggtaaatcccatcaactaggtagtacccgtaCATGTACTCAATCCCGTTTACAAAGAAagttcctttgggtcctataccatttacccgatcattgaaaagaggcgagtggtttatgatggtaatatcattatgtgaacctggcataccgaagaacgcatgccatatccaaagatcttgggacgcaaccgcttcaagcatgatggctggcaccccgtgaaatccactagtgtgagcgccttgccattgggtaggacaaagttcccagggccatttcatacaatctaaactacctagcatcccgggtagcccatgataatcagcgtgatgttccaatatttgttgcatgtcactgaaggagggctttctcaaatatcttttcctataaagttctagaatatacaaacaaaagttgtgaagagtttctctagctacacgtgcaggcatttttaaatagtcatccataatgtccgaactattgccgtacgctaactgcctaagtgcggccgtgaccttttgccacgtactaaatcctaattgcccggttacatcgggtttttgttggaaataatcatatttctcctcaagatctctagatattcttaaaaataagtttctactcatacgaaaacgacgcctaaacattttttcatcataattaggttccgctgagaagtaatcgcttaccaacaaatcgttagcGATGTGCCGTTCACGAGCAATGTACCTCCTCCTCCGTTTAGGTTGTtgagtctcttcctcatcgtcatcgtcttccacgatagctttcaccaccgccgcggtcgtttgtagaaatattttcgaaccatcgtcagatgatgatgacgattcactataacttgaagaactcatggtaatattgtgttttatgtgtttgatattgtgtgagaaaaatgttaaatgtgATAAGTATATATAAaggaaaaaagatttttttttaaaactagcCCCCAACGACTACTTTGAATGGGCCACTCAGCAACTTTGAATGGGCCACTCAGCAACCGCCATGTCACCTTactcccccgccccacgcccggcttgaaacccaagccccaagggccacgccccaaacccaagcccacccgaggtggtgccttgggcgttttcccccaacccacgccccaacccaagcccataCCCCATCGCCTAAAGATTTGTATAAAATATTGAGGTTTGTTTCACCAACCGGACCCACACTTCAATCATAATTGCTTAGATATAAtcatttaatttaattattttaaatagTTACGTCAAATCTTTTAAATAGTACTTTAAGGAATCAAAAATCTTTAAGTctaataaaataagaaaaaaaatcaagATTGCTATTATTTTTAGATGATGTTAGTTGACTTGTATGAATACACCGTCATGTAATTAGAATGGTGGTTGTGTACAGGTTAGCACATTAATGAGACATGGTATGTTCGGGTAGACCCGCTTGATAAACGAGTCGTGTTTGCCAATCAAAAACCTGTTTTTTTTTCGTGTCGTGTTCAAGTCATGTTAAGATATGTCACTCCACCTAGACCTTTCTAAGTCTTCGCGATCATTGAGCAAGACGTGGTTAGTTGTTAGATTTTATTTGTTTTCCTACTACTATTAACCGTTATGGGGGTCGTCCCCCTCCGTCCCGGTCCGTCGCCGGAGCCAACACCATGCCGCCCCCTGCGTCCTCCTCCCTGTCCCCGTCTTCAACGTCCATTCTTCGACGTTCAGGACGATCCTCCAGGTGGGCCCCCTTTCTTCGACGTTCCGTCACCCATCCCACCCACCCCCGTCGAGCTCCGTCCCCCGTCTTCATCCCTGTATACCGTGTAGCCttattttcttcttttcttttcaagtGACAAATAAACGTAAGTGACTGATTTCCATGTAGATGTTCAACcaatcaaggctataaaggccataTTTTATTAAAGTTTTGAACAATCACATCACGTGTTAAAATAGAAAGTTGCCAATGTGAGGCTAACAGGCTAACTCACTTGGTAATTTATTAACAATCATCGGTTCAGACATACAAAGAGAATATTTTATTATAACCCGTGTAAAATAGGAATACGAATTGTCATTCAAAATGCTAGTTCAACGGGACCATGAATTTATACGTAGCATAGGAAAGAGAAGACCAACCCCAGCTATGGTGGATAAGCTGGCCTTTGGAATTCGCATCTGCCGCACCCATCGCGACATGCAACGGGTAGAAATGATCAGGCGTTGGGTGCACCATGGTCGCATGTGGAGCCTTCTCCTTGTACTTGTTTACATCTTCATACCTTCCATCAACTAGTGCCTCTTTGAGCCATGTATCAAACTCTTGAGCCCAAGGTTGCACCAAAGTGGTGTCAAATCGCACCTCTTCCAGGTTATGGGTGGTCCCACCCGAACCTACAATAAGCACCCCTTCATTTTTAAGGGGTGCTAACGCCTTACCCATGTTATAATGGTAAGTGGCGTCTTTGTCCGTCTGGATGGACAACTGACAAACTGGAATATCCGCCTCTGGATACATAAGCCTTAGTGGGGACCACGCACCATGGTCAAGCCCCCGATTCTCATCCTCGTCAACCCTCTCGAACCCGGAAGCCATGAGAAGCTCCTTGACTCTCTTAGCAAGTTCTGGAGCTCCTGGTGCCGGATACTTGAGCTCATTCAGACATTCGGGAAAACCTTCAAAATCATATATGGTATCGGATGG
This genomic interval carries:
- the LOC110883926 gene encoding extradiol ring-cleavage dioxygenase produces the protein MSMKIQDTFYISHGPPSLCLEEQCIPLVHFLQSFQQKVHPIRPSSILLISGHFETSYPTVNAVSNGPSDTIYDFEGFPECLNELKYPAPGAPELAKRVKELLMASGFERVDEDENRGLDHGAWSPLRLMYPEADIPVCQLSIQTDKDATYHYNMGKALAPLKNEGVLIVGSGGTTHNLEEVRFDTTLVQPWAQEFDTWLKEALVDGRYEDVNKYKEKAPHATMVHPTPDHFYPLHVAMGAADANSKGQLIHHSWGWSSLSYATYKFMVPLN